A window from Micromonospora terminaliae encodes these proteins:
- the ligD gene encoding non-homologous end-joining DNA ligase → MAARMPTLVPPMLAGLGALPTGPGWGYEFKWDGVRAVAYVDRGLRLLSRNDRDVTRAYPELGELTDLLAGRRAVLDGEIVALDAGGRPSFSALQRRMHVRAPAATLVASTPVRYYVFDLLHLDGRDTTALPYTERRTALEELGLSGETVETPPYWTGEAGRDLATAAADLGLEGVVAKQLGARYEPGRRGAAWVKVPLNDTVEVIVGGWKPGSGRRAGAIGSLLLGMYDEDDRLHYIGQVGTGFTQAVLRDLAGRLEPLSRPDPPFTEVPREHARHAVWVDPVLVGDVTFRSWTPDRRLRHPSWKGLRSDRDPAEIRLRR, encoded by the coding sequence GTGGCAGCCAGGATGCCGACGCTCGTGCCGCCGATGCTCGCCGGGCTCGGCGCGCTGCCCACCGGGCCCGGATGGGGCTACGAGTTCAAGTGGGACGGCGTGCGCGCGGTCGCCTACGTCGACCGCGGGCTGCGGCTGCTCAGCCGCAACGACCGGGACGTCACCCGGGCGTACCCGGAGCTGGGTGAGCTCACCGACCTGCTGGCCGGGCGGCGGGCGGTGCTCGACGGCGAGATCGTGGCGCTCGACGCCGGCGGCCGGCCCAGCTTCTCGGCGCTCCAGCGGCGGATGCACGTCCGGGCGCCGGCGGCCACGCTGGTCGCCTCGACCCCGGTCCGGTACTACGTGTTCGACCTGCTGCACCTCGACGGGCGGGACACCACGGCCCTGCCCTACACGGAACGCCGCACGGCGCTGGAGGAGCTGGGGCTCAGCGGCGAGACCGTGGAGACACCGCCCTACTGGACCGGCGAGGCCGGCCGGGACCTGGCCACGGCGGCGGCCGACCTGGGGCTGGAGGGGGTGGTCGCCAAGCAGCTCGGCGCGCGGTACGAGCCGGGCCGCCGCGGCGCGGCGTGGGTCAAGGTGCCGCTCAACGACACCGTCGAGGTGATCGTGGGCGGCTGGAAGCCCGGCTCCGGCCGGCGGGCCGGCGCCATCGGGTCGCTGCTGCTCGGCATGTACGACGAGGACGACCGGCTGCACTACATCGGGCAGGTGGGCACCGGTTTCACCCAGGCCGTGCTGCGCGACCTGGCGGGCCGGCTCGAGCCGCTGAGCCGGCCCGACCCGCCGTTCACGGAGGTGCCGCGCGAGCACGCCCGCCACGCCGTCTGGGTCGACCCCGTGCTGGTCGGTGACGTCACCTTCCGGTCGTGGACGCCCGACCGCCGGCTGCGCCATCCCTCCTGGAAGGGACTGCGCAGCGACCGGGACCCGGCGGAGATCCGGCTGCGGCGCTGA
- a CDS encoding transketolase: MEAERTLQDEELTGLADLAAQLRVDSIRCSTRAGSGHPTSSLSAADLLAVLVARHLRYDWSYPGNRANDHLIFSKGHASPLLYSVFRATGAISEQELLDCYRQSGSRLQGHPTPVLPWVDVATGSLGQGLPVGVGIALAGQYLDRVPFHVWVLCGDSETAEGSIWEALDKAGHFGLRNLTAIVDVNRFGQRGPTELEWDLDTYRRRVEAFGCHPIVVDGHDLAAIDDAFGRAREATGPTVVLARTVKGKGVPEIENRPDWHGKALEPDQAERAVQALGGVRKIRVAGPRPAAAPPAPAPAEERPELPRYEKGAKVATRNAYGDALRALGVRRDVVVLDGEVADSTRSDKFGEAYPDRFFEMFIAEQQLIAAAVGLRVRGYRPFAATFAAFLSRAYDFIRMAGISRADIALAGSHAGVEIGPDGPSQMGLEDLAALRAVHGSTVLYPSDAVSCAALVAAMVDCTGVSYLRTTRGKYPVLYDNGDEFPIGGSKLVRDGTDVTLIGAGVTVHNCLAAAEELAREGIDARVIDLYSVKPVDRKRLLEAVRDTGGRLVVVEDHYPQGGLGSAVLEELAGLAEPVRITHLAVRGLPGSGTPTQQMDMAGIGPHAIVSAARALA; this comes from the coding sequence ATGGAAGCAGAGCGCACCCTGCAGGACGAGGAACTCACCGGGCTGGCGGACCTCGCCGCCCAGCTCCGCGTGGACTCGATCCGGTGCAGCACCCGGGCCGGCTCCGGTCACCCCACGTCGAGCCTGTCCGCCGCCGACCTGCTCGCGGTGCTGGTCGCCCGCCACCTGCGCTACGACTGGTCGTATCCGGGCAACCGCGCCAACGACCACCTGATCTTCTCCAAGGGGCACGCCTCGCCGCTGCTGTACTCGGTCTTCCGGGCGACCGGCGCGATCAGCGAGCAGGAGCTGCTGGACTGCTACCGCCAGTCGGGCTCCCGGCTCCAGGGCCACCCCACCCCGGTCCTGCCCTGGGTGGACGTCGCGACCGGCTCGCTCGGCCAGGGGCTGCCGGTGGGCGTCGGCATCGCCCTGGCCGGGCAGTACCTGGACCGGGTGCCGTTCCACGTCTGGGTGCTCTGCGGCGACAGCGAGACGGCCGAGGGCTCCATCTGGGAGGCCCTGGACAAGGCCGGCCACTTCGGGCTGCGCAACCTCACGGCGATCGTGGACGTGAACCGGTTCGGGCAGCGGGGGCCGACCGAGCTGGAGTGGGACCTGGACACCTACCGCCGGCGGGTCGAGGCGTTCGGCTGCCACCCGATCGTCGTCGACGGCCACGACCTCGCCGCGATCGACGACGCGTTCGGGCGGGCCCGGGAGGCGACCGGACCGACGGTCGTGCTCGCCCGGACGGTCAAGGGCAAGGGCGTCCCGGAGATCGAGAACCGGCCCGACTGGCACGGCAAGGCACTCGAACCGGACCAGGCCGAGCGGGCCGTCCAGGCGCTGGGCGGCGTGCGGAAGATCCGGGTCGCCGGGCCGCGCCCGGCCGCCGCGCCGCCCGCACCCGCCCCCGCCGAGGAGCGGCCGGAGCTGCCCCGGTACGAGAAGGGGGCGAAGGTGGCCACCCGCAACGCGTACGGGGACGCGCTGCGCGCGCTCGGCGTCCGGCGGGACGTGGTGGTCCTCGACGGCGAGGTCGCCGACTCCACGCGGTCCGACAAGTTCGGCGAGGCGTACCCGGACCGGTTCTTCGAGATGTTCATCGCCGAGCAGCAACTGATCGCCGCGGCGGTGGGCCTGCGAGTCCGCGGATACCGGCCCTTCGCGGCCACCTTCGCCGCGTTCCTCTCCCGCGCCTACGACTTCATCCGGATGGCCGGCATCTCCCGCGCCGACATCGCCCTCGCCGGCTCGCACGCCGGGGTGGAGATCGGCCCGGACGGCCCCTCCCAGATGGGGCTGGAGGACCTCGCCGCCCTGCGCGCCGTGCATGGCTCGACCGTGCTCTACCCGAGCGACGCGGTCTCCTGCGCGGCCCTGGTCGCCGCCATGGTCGACTGCACGGGCGTGAGCTACCTGCGCACCACCCGCGGCAAGTACCCGGTGCTCTACGACAACGGCGACGAGTTCCCGATCGGGGGCAGCAAGCTGGTCCGCGACGGGACCGACGTGACGCTCATCGGGGCCGGGGTGACCGTGCACAACTGCCTTGCCGCCGCCGAGGAACTGGCCCGGGAGGGCATCGACGCGCGGGTGATCGACCTCTACTCGGTCAAGCCCGTCGACCGGAAACGGCTGCTCGAGGCCGTGCGCGACACCGGCGGCCGGCTCGTGGTGGTCGAGGACCACTACCCGCAGGGTGGGCTGGGGTCCGCCGTGCTGGAGGAGCTGGCCGGCCTGGCCGAGCCGGTGCGGATCACCCACCTGGCGGTACGCGGGCTGCCCGGCTCGGGGACGCCGACGCAGCAGATGGACATGGCCGGCATCGGCCCCCACGCCATCGTGAGCGCGGCCCGCGCCCTCGCGTGA
- a CDS encoding MFS transporter — protein sequence MLIVSARVSAERRLAATLYAYAFLTDLVLLYPVYTLLFADTGLSVGQISSLFVLWSAAGILLEVPSGAWADAVSRRLLLVLAPLLTAAGFALWVLLPSYPAFAVGFLLWGAGGALRSGALEALVWTELDRLGATGRYARLAGRARTAELLGVVGAMGLAAPVLALGGYPAVGAASVAACLAAAAVATRFPEHRAAERAPHGPAGTTGAAAATRQDSGGTAGPCPAGTTGSGAAGAEQPEPAEPGWWDSLRGGLAEARADRSVRAALLLVPAVAAVWGALDEYTPLLARDTGVPAATVPLLLVLVWAGTTVGGLLAPAGERLGDRGFAALLAGAALALAGGALVRHPAGFVLVGLAFAAFQLATVLADVRLQARISGPDRATVTSVAGMATDLTIIGVYAGYGVVAGAAGHAVAFAVAVLPYLLLAGRLATRRPRRPVPSNRSLSENSAVS from the coding sequence ATGCTCATCGTCTCCGCACGCGTGTCCGCCGAGCGCCGGCTCGCCGCCACGCTCTACGCCTACGCGTTCCTCACCGACCTGGTCCTGCTCTATCCGGTCTACACGCTGCTCTTCGCCGACACCGGGCTGTCGGTCGGGCAGATCTCCTCGCTCTTCGTGCTGTGGTCCGCCGCCGGCATCCTGCTGGAGGTGCCGTCGGGCGCCTGGGCCGACGCGGTCTCCCGGCGGCTGTTGCTCGTCCTCGCCCCGCTGCTGACCGCCGCCGGCTTCGCCCTCTGGGTGCTCCTGCCGTCCTACCCGGCGTTCGCCGTCGGGTTCCTGCTCTGGGGTGCGGGCGGCGCGTTGCGCTCCGGCGCCCTGGAGGCCCTGGTCTGGACCGAGCTCGACCGGCTCGGCGCCACCGGCCGGTACGCCCGGCTGGCCGGGCGAGCGAGGACGGCCGAGCTGCTCGGGGTGGTCGGCGCCATGGGGCTGGCCGCCCCGGTGCTGGCCCTCGGCGGCTATCCGGCGGTCGGCGCGGCGAGCGTGGCGGCGTGCCTGGCCGCCGCGGCGGTCGCCACCCGGTTCCCCGAACACCGGGCCGCGGAGCGGGCACCCCACGGCCCGGCCGGCACGACCGGCGCGGCCGCGGCGACCCGCCAGGATTCGGGCGGCACGGCTGGACCTTGCCCGGCCGGCACGACCGGATCCGGCGCGGCCGGCGCCGAGCAGCCTGAGCCGGCCGAGCCGGGCTGGTGGGACAGCCTGCGCGGCGGGCTGGCCGAGGCCCGCGCCGACCGTTCGGTGCGGGCCGCGCTGCTGCTGGTGCCGGCGGTCGCCGCCGTGTGGGGCGCGCTGGACGAGTACACGCCGCTGCTGGCCCGCGACACGGGGGTTCCGGCGGCCACCGTCCCGCTGCTGCTCGTGCTGGTCTGGGCCGGCACGACGGTGGGCGGGCTGTTGGCGCCGGCGGGGGAGCGGCTCGGCGACCGGGGCTTCGCCGCCCTGCTGGCCGGCGCGGCGCTGGCCCTCGCCGGGGGCGCACTGGTCCGCCATCCGGCCGGGTTCGTGCTGGTGGGGCTCGCGTTCGCCGCGTTCCAGCTGGCCACCGTGCTGGCCGACGTCCGGCTCCAGGCCCGGATCAGCGGGCCGGACCGGGCGACGGTCACCTCCGTGGCGGGCATGGCGACCGACCTGACGATCATCGGCGTCTACGCCGGGTACGGCGTCGTGGCGGGCGCCGCGGGTCACGCGGTCGCGTTCGCGGTGGCCGTGCTGCCGTACCTGCTCCTGGCCGGCCGACTGGCCACCCGCCGCCCGCGCCGCCCGGTTCCGTCGAATAGGTCGTTGTCCGAAAATTCCGCTGTTTCATGA
- a CDS encoding mechanosensitive ion channel family protein, which produces MRDNFGDAVGDAFRSVMLFLPKAVAFIAILIVGWLVAKAVLKIVDKVLERVHFDRAVERGGIKTALARSKYDASDIVAKLAYYAVLLVTLQLAFGIWGPNPISDLIHGVVAWLPRAFVAIVIVVVAAAIAKAVKDIISSALGGLSYGRVLANIASVFILGLGVIAALNQIGVATTVTTPVLIAVLATVGGILIVGVGGGLVRPMQSRWENWLARAEEESRTIATHARAYQAGRRDVEARFGAADPYAEAELTRPVAGAAEADRTQPVAPYGAAEPTQPVPAYADPDRTQPTAPRQPTAEQAADSDATMVIPQADVDRSRR; this is translated from the coding sequence ATGAGAGACAATTTCGGGGACGCGGTGGGTGACGCGTTCCGTTCGGTGATGCTGTTCCTGCCCAAGGCGGTCGCCTTCATCGCCATCCTGATCGTGGGCTGGCTGGTCGCCAAGGCCGTGCTGAAGATCGTGGACAAGGTCCTGGAGCGGGTCCACTTCGACCGCGCCGTCGAGCGGGGCGGCATCAAGACCGCTCTGGCCCGCTCGAAGTACGACGCCAGCGACATCGTCGCCAAGCTGGCCTACTACGCGGTGCTGCTGGTGACCCTCCAGCTCGCCTTCGGCATCTGGGGCCCGAACCCCATCTCGGACCTGATCCACGGCGTCGTGGCCTGGCTGCCCCGGGCGTTCGTCGCCATCGTCATCGTGGTGGTGGCCGCGGCCATCGCCAAGGCGGTCAAGGACATCATCTCCAGCGCCCTGGGCGGCCTGTCCTACGGCCGGGTGCTGGCCAACATCGCCTCGGTGTTCATCCTCGGCCTCGGCGTCATCGCCGCGCTCAACCAGATCGGCGTCGCCACCACGGTGACCACCCCGGTGCTGATCGCCGTGCTCGCCACCGTCGGCGGCATCCTCATCGTGGGCGTCGGCGGCGGACTGGTCCGGCCCATGCAGAGCCGCTGGGAGAACTGGCTGGCCCGCGCGGAGGAGGAATCGCGGACCATCGCCACCCACGCCCGGGCGTACCAGGCGGGGCGGCGGGACGTCGAGGCGCGGTTCGGCGCGGCCGACCCGTACGCCGAGGCCGAACTGACCCGGCCGGTGGCCGGCGCGGCCGAGGCGGACCGGACCCAGCCGGTCGCCCCGTACGGCGCGGCGGAGCCGACCCAGCCCGTGCCGGCGTACGCCGACCCGGACCGCACCCAGCCGACCGCCCCGCGGCAGCCGACGGCCGAGCAGGCCGCGGACAGCGACGCCACGATGGTCATCCCGCAGGCGGACGTGGACCGCTCGCGCCGCTGA
- a CDS encoding serine/threonine-protein kinase: MSGWQLSGYTPVRRLGAGASGSVVLATHDATGTPVAVKYLLRDIGADSSFRTAFREEARLLGEIDDRHASRLYEYVESPHGAAIVMELVNGVSLRQMLRAHGPTTPEAALCVLKGSLAGLAAAHARGVVHRDYKPENVLVTGDGLSKLADFGIAMPVGQGSDTTVSGTPRYMAPEQWTGAPAGPACDIYAATATFFECLTGRPPYQGPDLLSLREQHASAPIPTDPAPAPVHDLLRHGMAKSPDERPQPAQVFLELLDRVAGAGYGGEWEERGVRELARRAALLAALWPFPDGAGGATSLAGTTLGAAAGRGGRVRRGRARAALTGGALVAALLAGGAGYSYAANEEPVAADGPTGPAVAGTTTGPSGAAPTGTAEPTPALTPSATATPSPTATPSGSRSATPTRSPVRTSAPAPTPSTSTSPPPPPDVTAPTVGGVTADPGQLEPDGCRYGAKTSTVTAMVTDDRSGPAALTVTFRYTLAGATGTGSMASAGRGLFRGTLGPLPGPKQSTRIPIQVTAVDAAGNAATSASPVYVTLYNYCTPG, encoded by the coding sequence ATGAGCGGCTGGCAGCTGTCCGGCTACACGCCGGTCCGTCGGCTCGGCGCCGGCGCGTCGGGCAGCGTCGTGCTCGCCACGCACGACGCCACCGGCACCCCGGTCGCCGTCAAGTACCTGCTGCGCGACATCGGCGCCGACTCGTCCTTCCGGACCGCCTTCCGGGAGGAGGCCCGGCTGCTCGGCGAGATCGACGACCGGCACGCCAGCCGCCTCTACGAGTACGTCGAGTCCCCGCACGGCGCGGCCATCGTGATGGAGCTGGTCAACGGGGTCTCGCTGCGCCAGATGCTGCGCGCGCACGGCCCCACCACCCCCGAGGCGGCGCTCTGCGTGCTGAAGGGCTCGCTCGCCGGGCTGGCCGCCGCGCACGCCCGCGGCGTGGTGCACCGCGACTACAAGCCGGAGAACGTGCTGGTCACCGGGGACGGGCTGAGCAAGCTGGCCGACTTCGGCATCGCCATGCCGGTGGGCCAGGGCTCCGACACCACCGTCTCCGGCACGCCCCGCTACATGGCCCCGGAGCAGTGGACCGGCGCGCCGGCCGGCCCGGCGTGCGACATCTACGCGGCCACCGCCACCTTCTTCGAGTGCCTCACCGGCCGGCCCCCGTACCAGGGGCCGGACCTTCTCAGCCTGCGCGAGCAGCATGCCTCCGCGCCCATCCCGACCGACCCGGCGCCCGCGCCCGTGCACGACCTGCTCCGGCACGGCATGGCCAAGAGCCCCGACGAGCGGCCCCAGCCCGCCCAGGTGTTCCTGGAACTCCTCGACCGGGTGGCCGGCGCCGGCTACGGCGGCGAGTGGGAGGAGCGCGGGGTGCGCGAGCTGGCCCGCCGGGCCGCCCTGCTCGCCGCGCTCTGGCCGTTCCCCGACGGCGCGGGCGGCGCCACCAGCCTCGCCGGCACCACGCTCGGTGCGGCGGCGGGGCGCGGCGGACGGGTTCGCCGGGGCCGCGCGCGGGCCGCGCTGACCGGCGGCGCCCTGGTGGCCGCCCTGCTGGCGGGCGGCGCCGGCTACAGCTACGCCGCGAACGAGGAACCGGTCGCCGCCGACGGCCCGACCGGTCCGGCCGTCGCCGGCACCACCACCGGCCCGAGCGGCGCCGCCCCGACCGGCACGGCGGAGCCCACGCCGGCCCTCACCCCGTCGGCGACCGCCACCCCGTCGCCGACCGCCACCCCGAGCGGCTCCCGGTCCGCGACGCCCACCCGCTCACCGGTACGCACCAGCGCGCCCGCGCCGACCCCGTCGACCAGCACCTCGCCGCCGCCCCCGCCCGACGTCACGGCTCCCACCGTCGGCGGCGTCACGGCCGACCCCGGTCAGCTCGAACCGGACGGCTGCCGCTACGGCGCCAAGACCAGCACCGTCACCGCGATGGTCACCGACGACCGCAGCGGCCCGGCCGCCCTGACGGTCACCTTCCGCTACACCCTGGCGGGCGCCACCGGCACGGGGTCGATGGCCTCCGCCGGGCGCGGCCTGTTCCGGGGCACGCTCGGCCCGCTGCCCGGGCCGAAGCAGAGCACCCGCATCCCGATCCAGGTCACCGCCGTCGACGCCGCCGGCAACGCGGCCACCTCGGCGTCCCCGGTGTACGTGACGCTCTACAACTACTGCACCCCCGGCTAG
- a CDS encoding MCE family protein, producing the protein MIGRTVKLQVLAFVLVSILGVGYVGVRYVGLGERLFHTGYVVHVDLARAGGLFANAPVTYRGVPVGRVTAVALRGDAVRADLRLDRGVRVPDALRAVVAQRSAVGEQYLDLRPERDGGPYLADGAVIPADRTGLPLAPETLLTNLDALVRSVDPDDLAVLVTELGTAFEGNEQALARLLDAGDALLAEADRRLPETLALIRDARTVLTTQAESAEALRRWSSGLAQLAATLRSADPDLRRLLAGGPPAGAELRALLRGLEPDIGVLLGNLVTVNGIAARRLPGIEQLLVVYPIAVAGGYTVTPGDGTAHLGLVVNLGNPPSCVYSGGATRCDAGERAAGASVRGAGNAPRPGGADPAPPPEADRGGDPGYDPATGLVLGTDGRPLQFGGTGGQYRTAGAQSWKQLLLAGVTP; encoded by the coding sequence GTGATCGGACGCACCGTGAAGCTCCAGGTGCTCGCCTTCGTGCTGGTGAGCATCCTCGGCGTCGGCTACGTCGGCGTCCGCTACGTCGGCCTCGGCGAGCGGCTGTTCCACACCGGCTACGTCGTGCACGTCGACCTGGCCCGCGCGGGAGGCCTGTTCGCCAACGCGCCGGTCACCTACCGGGGCGTGCCGGTCGGCCGGGTCACCGCCGTCGCCCTGCGCGGCGACGCCGTCCGCGCCGACCTGCGCCTCGACCGGGGCGTCCGGGTTCCCGACGCGCTGCGCGCCGTGGTCGCCCAGCGCTCCGCCGTCGGCGAGCAGTACCTCGACCTGCGCCCCGAGCGCGACGGCGGACCGTACCTGGCCGACGGGGCGGTGATCCCGGCCGACCGGACCGGCCTGCCGCTGGCCCCCGAGACCCTGCTGACCAACCTGGACGCGCTGGTCCGCTCGGTCGACCCGGACGACCTGGCGGTGCTCGTCACCGAGCTGGGCACCGCGTTCGAGGGCAACGAGCAGGCCCTGGCCCGGCTCCTCGACGCCGGGGACGCGCTGCTCGCCGAGGCGGACCGGCGGCTGCCCGAGACCCTCGCGCTGATCCGCGACGCGCGGACGGTGCTGACCACCCAGGCCGAGTCGGCCGAGGCGCTGCGCCGCTGGTCGTCCGGCCTGGCGCAGCTCGCCGCCACGCTCCGCTCCGCCGACCCGGACCTGCGTCGGCTGCTGGCCGGCGGCCCGCCCGCCGGCGCCGAGCTGCGGGCGCTGCTGCGCGGCCTGGAACCCGACATCGGCGTGCTGCTCGGCAACCTCGTCACCGTCAACGGCATCGCCGCCCGCCGGCTGCCCGGCATCGAGCAGTTGCTGGTGGTGTACCCGATAGCGGTGGCCGGCGGGTACACGGTCACCCCCGGCGACGGCACCGCCCACCTCGGCCTCGTGGTCAACCTGGGCAACCCGCCGTCCTGCGTCTACTCCGGCGGCGCCACCCGGTGCGACGCCGGCGAGCGGGCCGCCGGGGCGAGCGTGCGCGGCGCCGGGAACGCGCCCCGGCCCGGGGGCGCCGACCCCGCGCCCCCGCCGGAGGCCGACCGGGGCGGCGACCCAGGGTACGACCCGGCGACCGGCCTGGTGCTCGGCACCGACGGCCGCCCGTTGCAGTTCGGCGGCACCGGCGGCCAGTACCGCACCGCCGGGGCCCAGTCCTGGAAACAGCTGTTGCTCGCCGGGGTGACCCCGTGA
- a CDS encoding MCE family protein — MTPVRTGSRLLAGALALVLLPAGCGLPDVADLPLPGGRPAGPGYTVTAEFGDVLDLVPRAAVKVDDVTVGGVEKISLDGWHARVRLRIDRGVRLPANATAAVRQSSLLGEKYVAVAPPPAEPPRGDLADGDLIPLSRTTRGAEVEEVLAALGLLLNGGGLAQVRTINAELNRALAGREPALRDTLTQLDTFLGGLDRQKADIVRAIDALDRLSGRLARQRQVVGDALDSLAPGLTVLARQRAQLTKALTALGRLGTVGTRVVERSRADTVAAVTALQPILEQLARAGDDLPKSLDFMLSFPFPPNVTGAIVGDFVNLSITADLDAATILANLVAAAPAPAPRTSRPATPGAPRPPATGRPAQPGAKPGGGVLPGLPDLPLLKCLPDLKNFPAVFTPPKECGLPAGCKLLKPGSTVPLGGLLLPKGLVPQGTALPAGTELPDGTVLTAECVLPVTGAVLGQVGDLTDVLGGGLNP; from the coding sequence GTGACCCCCGTGCGGACCGGCTCGCGGTTGCTGGCCGGCGCGCTGGCCCTGGTCCTGCTGCCGGCGGGCTGCGGCCTGCCCGACGTGGCCGACCTGCCGCTGCCCGGCGGCCGCCCGGCCGGCCCCGGCTACACGGTCACCGCGGAGTTCGGCGACGTGCTGGACCTGGTGCCCCGGGCCGCCGTCAAGGTCGACGACGTCACCGTCGGCGGCGTCGAGAAGATCTCGCTGGACGGCTGGCACGCCCGGGTCCGGCTGCGCATCGACCGGGGGGTGCGGCTGCCGGCGAACGCCACCGCGGCCGTCCGCCAGAGCAGCCTGCTCGGCGAGAAGTACGTGGCGGTGGCCCCGCCACCGGCCGAGCCGCCGCGCGGCGACCTCGCCGACGGCGACCTCATCCCGCTGTCCCGGACCACCCGCGGCGCCGAGGTGGAGGAGGTCCTCGCCGCCCTGGGCCTGCTGCTCAACGGTGGTGGCCTGGCCCAGGTGCGCACCATCAACGCCGAGCTGAACCGGGCCCTCGCCGGCCGCGAACCGGCGCTGCGGGACACCCTCACCCAGCTCGACACCTTCCTCGGCGGGCTGGACCGGCAGAAGGCCGACATCGTCCGCGCCATCGACGCGCTCGACCGGCTCAGCGGCCGCCTGGCCCGGCAACGCCAGGTCGTCGGCGACGCGCTGGACTCCCTCGCACCGGGCCTCACCGTGCTGGCCCGGCAACGCGCGCAGCTCACCAAGGCCCTCACCGCGCTCGGGCGGCTCGGCACCGTGGGCACCCGGGTGGTGGAGCGCAGCCGGGCCGACACGGTGGCCGCCGTGACGGCCCTGCAACCGATCCTCGAACAGCTCGCCCGGGCCGGCGACGACCTGCCGAAGTCGCTGGACTTCATGCTGTCGTTCCCGTTCCCGCCGAACGTCACCGGCGCGATCGTCGGCGACTTCGTGAACCTGTCCATCACGGCCGACCTGGACGCCGCCACCATCCTGGCCAACCTGGTGGCCGCCGCGCCCGCCCCGGCGCCCCGGACGTCCCGGCCGGCCACTCCGGGGGCACCCCGGCCGCCCGCCACCGGCCGCCCGGCGCAACCCGGGGCCAAGCCCGGCGGCGGCGTCCTGCCCGGCCTGCCCGACCTGCCGCTGCTGAAGTGCCTGCCGGACCTGAAGAACTTCCCGGCCGTCTTCACCCCGCCGAAGGAGTGCGGCCTGCCGGCCGGCTGCAAGCTGCTCAAGCCCGGCTCCACCGTGCCGCTGGGCGGGCTGCTGCTGCCCAAGGGCCTGGTGCCCCAGGGCACGGCGCTGCCCGCCGGCACCGAACTGCCCGACGGCACCGTGCTCACCGCCGAGTGCGTGCTGCCGGTGACCGGCGCCGTCCTCGGCCAGGTCGGCGACCTGACCGACGTGCTCGGGGGAGGGCTGAACCCGTGA
- a CDS encoding MCE family protein, which produces MPGRIQRWRRPLAAATVLLTAVAVGAAVWRHEPPDRRVVAYFTRAVGVYAGSDVRVLGVRVGEVEKVVPQGRVVRVEMRYDPDLRLPAGAQALIVPPSVVSDRYVQLTPAYTGGAALDDGARIPVDRTAAPMEIDDIYAALDEFNRTLGPQGANADGALSDLVATGRANLEGNGAELHDTLDGVSRALSTLSTGRDDLFGTVANLQRFTTTLARSDQQVRGFQQQLADVAQQLAGEKEELARALRNLAAALGDVTTFVRQNRTALTSNVTALADITRVLVRQQQAVIQILDVAPLAIGNLNLAYNPRSGTLDTRDNALGPYDPATFACSLMADQLPVAQVPAICTKLAQTLRQRGLPLTDQLRKLLKLPPGAPAGGGSSPGTISSPGAPTADEAPGGSSIPSDPTLGGILRGPA; this is translated from the coding sequence ATGCCCGGTCGGATCCAGCGCTGGCGGCGGCCGCTCGCCGCGGCCACCGTGCTGCTCACCGCCGTCGCCGTCGGGGCGGCCGTGTGGCGCCACGAACCACCCGACCGGCGGGTCGTCGCCTACTTCACCCGCGCGGTCGGCGTCTACGCCGGCTCCGATGTGCGCGTCCTCGGCGTCCGCGTGGGCGAGGTCGAGAAGGTGGTCCCGCAGGGGCGGGTGGTCCGCGTCGAGATGCGCTACGACCCGGACCTGCGGCTGCCGGCCGGCGCGCAGGCCCTGATCGTCCCGCCCAGCGTGGTGAGCGACCGGTACGTGCAGCTCACCCCCGCGTACACCGGCGGGGCGGCGCTCGACGACGGCGCACGGATTCCGGTCGACCGGACCGCGGCGCCCATGGAGATCGACGACATCTACGCGGCGCTCGACGAGTTCAACCGGACCCTCGGCCCGCAGGGTGCCAACGCCGACGGGGCCCTGTCGGACCTGGTCGCCACCGGCCGGGCCAACCTGGAGGGCAACGGCGCCGAGCTGCACGACACCCTCGACGGGGTCTCCCGCGCGCTGTCCACCCTGTCCACCGGGCGCGACGACCTGTTCGGCACGGTGGCCAACCTGCAACGCTTCACCACCACACTGGCCCGCAGCGACCAGCAGGTACGCGGCTTCCAGCAGCAGCTCGCCGACGTCGCCCAGCAGCTCGCGGGGGAGAAGGAGGAGCTGGCCCGGGCGCTGCGCAACCTGGCCGCCGCGCTCGGCGACGTGACGACCTTCGTGCGGCAGAACCGGACCGCGCTGACCTCGAACGTCACCGCGCTGGCCGACATCACCCGGGTGCTGGTCCGCCAGCAGCAGGCGGTCATCCAGATCCTCGACGTGGCCCCGCTCGCCATCGGCAACCTCAACCTCGCCTACAACCCCCGCTCCGGCACCCTGGACACCCGGGACAACGCGCTGGGCCCGTACGACCCGGCCACCTTCGCCTGCTCACTCATGGCCGACCAGCTTCCCGTCGCCCAGGTGCCGGCGATCTGCACCAAACTCGCGCAGACCCTGCGCCAGCGCGGGCTGCCCCTCACCGACCAGCTGCGCAAGCTGCTCAAGCTGCCGCCCGGCGCCCCGGCGGGAGGCGGGTCCTCACCGGGAACCATCAGCTCCCCCGGTGCGCCGACCGCCGACGAGGCGCCGGGCGGCTCCTCCATCCCGAGCGACCCCACGCTCGGCGGCATCCTGCGGGGCCCGGCGTGA